In Setaria italica strain Yugu1 chromosome IX, Setaria_italica_v2.0, whole genome shotgun sequence, the genomic stretch cggcggatcctcCTCCGCGCAGCCCGCCTCGTCGCGGGCCAAGAAGATGGACCGCGTCGAGACCAGCCTCAAGGACGCCGCGCGGGAGCTCTCGCTCGCCAAGCTCAAGTcgggcgccgtcgtcgccgccgtgctcTTCGTCGTCTTCGGCCTCCTCAACTCGCTCTTCGAGGGCCGCACCGTCGCCAAGCTGCCCTTCGCGCCCGTGCCGCTCGTCCAGCGGATGAGCCACCGAGGGCTGCCCGGGAACGACCCCACCGACTGCTCCATGGTCTTCCTCTACTTCCTCTGCTCCATGAGCATCCGAACCAACCTCCAGAAGCTGCTTGGCTTCGCACCGCCACGCGCGGCTgctgcggccggcgggggcctcTTCCCCATGCCCGATCCCAAAGTGAATTGAGGTACCGGATCGACTTTGCTTCAATTTTCGTTGCTACGCTTTATTGAGTGAGCATTCGAATCTAGTGtcttagtgtttttttttagatCATAATCCTCAGTCCTGATGAAAACTGTTTACTGGATCTGCTGATACAAAGCTACACACGGGATCTTGATTTGTGTTAGATCGGACCTTTTTGGATGCATGTGGGTGATAAGTGATTGGTATGTTCAGATTGATTGAGTTGGGTTTTGTTGCTGTGACTGAGTCCACAGTATTTACGATTCACCTATATGGCTCTTCTAGTCTTCTATCTGAATGCAGAGGATCTCTTCCAGTTTTTTGTTAGTTAAGTAATGAGCATATCAGTCCATGTGCCTTATACTGCCTATTTATAGGCCTCTATAGATTCTATGCAAGTGTGTGTATTGCTACCTTACACTTTTATTAGTACCATATTGGCCCAAAAATAATGAATAAAGGTAGTGTCCTTTGGTTCCGCTGTGAGAAAAAATAGAAGACTTCTCATCTTTGATCTTCTGTTTGTTGAGGACAAGATGACAAATCCTTAGCATAGCTCTGACTCTGATTACTTTGGACTTAAGAAAAAGCATGGCATCATGCACACACTTCGAATGTTTATATCTGGATTAAATATCAAGATTTCAACAATTTAAATGACTTTTCCATTTGTATGAAGAGCAGGAATCACATTTACAGTTTCGCAAAATTTTTACCCAAGGATCTGGAGCTGTAATCTAAACTCTCACTGGCATGATATTCATAATTTAAATCTGATTCCAGTAATAAACAAACCGGTGTGTGCACACATTGGCACACATTCCAATTCCAGTTTATGTTAATTTTTCAGCGTTTTGTATGTATAATGCTTTTAGCTAGCAATACAGCTAAGTTTTACTTGGATTTGAGGATGTATGGAGATACGTTACATGGAAGTATGGAACCACTGAATAAGAACTACACGTGTCGAGTGTCAAATACTGGGAATATACCACTTTTGTTCCACTCACATTTTACAGCACTCagattttaatttcaaaatagTGGTTATTCTGTAGCTGTAGCTCAGTTCACACCATGAAAACTTTGAACCTGACTGTTCTCAGCATAGTTGTGATCACTGTTCTGTGTAGAACAACTTTTGACTCTTTGAGAAATTGACGGTTAAAATTAAAAAGTGTGGAAACAGGATCCATTATATTTCCAGTGTGTTTCATGGTGCACAAGAGGACTGATTTCCCACATTCCAGCAAAATGCTGTTTCTGATGATTTGGTGTATCAGTAATTAGGCCTGAAATGTTGTTGGGTCATGGGATTAGGGAGTAAGGACACTTTGGGTTTTGGAATATTGTTGGATTCCACTGCTACAAGTTCCTGGTGGTTGGCCAATGGCCTTGAAAATTTTTAATTGTCAAGTTTATAATGGTTCTAAAGTTTAACCAAGGCTGTATGTTAGTCTGTTCTCTGTTGATGTGGATATTTGTTTATTAGTTCTGACATTCAAGTAGTGTGCAGTCACATTTAAAAGATTCTGGATCATGGCATAGATCATCAGGACTATTTTGATTTCATCTGAGCTTTAAACATGAATCTGTACTTTTGTATGTTCACAAAGGTATCTGAACATGTGTTAGCTATTTCCTGAAGGTTTGCTAGCAGGTGAAGCGTACTCACTATTTGATTTGTCTAAATAACACTCAAGTGACTTTTGTATGAGGAGTTGCTTGTTTGAGGCTCGTGAATTACAAAGTATTACAGCtagttcttttttattttctttcagtGTATTGTTCATTCTAGTATGCCATCATTAATCTTAAAACTACCAGGAGTGAGCGAAGGTAGCATTTACTATGAGTAGCAGCTATTCTGTTATCAGTCATGTTCTTAAAATGTAGAACTAAATTTACTTAACCTAAACATCTCAAGGGGCATATGCAGTAGAGCAGCAATTCCGAAAATGCATCACAACAAGAAAATGCTTATACATTGTTTATTCTTATGCACaataatttttcttttgcttttatATCTCATTATCTGATCCGCCAACTGTTCTTCTCTGTAGCTGTGTTTATCACAACCATGGGCTCATCTGCGAGAAGAGTGAATCTGAGCGAAGGAATATAATCGTCGCCCTGGGAAGAACGTGATGTAGACTGTACCAATAGGCGTATCAAATTCAATTTCCACAACTCACCGGTCTGCCTGTTGCATCGGTGATCTGCAAACGTGAAGGTTGACTTATTTATTGCATAGGCTGAACAAATGAACACGAATTACTTGCTACCAGGCAGGAAGTGTGCAGCCTAATTTTCTGCCTAATTCTATACTAGGATTTGATTGAGGTCTAATACCATCCTGATCTACAGAGTGCTTTTATATTCACCGACATAATGTTTCTCTCGTATTCCGTAGGTAACAGCGTGGGAATTTAGATCCCGGCACTTTTACCTTTGCTGAGTTTTGGCATTCGTTATTGGACACTCTTAAATCTGATTGTGTCAGGCTAAGGGATGTCACACCGAGAAGTACTGCCCCCTGTTCTCAcaaatgttgaacttgatgGTCACAAATGTTGAACTTGATAGCTTGCCCTAAAAGTCATATTtgagaacggagggagtaactgaTAGCTCAGTCAGTGGGGCAGATTCCACGTGGAGGATGTTTAAGCGCGAGTGATCCTCAACGTGTGTCTGGATTCAGGGATTGTGTTTAGTACAAACCTGTATTCAAGATGTGAAGATGAGCAAGGTCGGCTCTCCTGACCGGAACATTTGTAACTGAAACTGCCATTCATTTCAGGTTCCATGCATGCGTCTGTTCAAAATCGCTGCCACGTTCGTGCGTTCCAAAAGAAGAACCTGCATCATGGCACACGACGCTGGAAGTGCATTTCAGACGTTAACAATGAACGCCGCCTTGTATCCTCAAACCTAACGTGGTAGCTAGAGGCCGCCCGACGCAATGCCCGAGGTGTGCGTGCCCCAAGTGGCGGAGGGCCGACGCTAGCAGGGAGGTCATGGCTATCTCTGAGCGGATCACTATCGCTACCGATCTCGGTACGTGGAGATGCTGGACATGGGCGGAGAGATTTTGCTGCGACAAGTAACAAATTTGGGGAAAATAATTGTCATTTTTTAAGGCTAGTGCAGAATATGAACGTACACGTAAACACACACTACACCCACACACGCACCCACCCACGCACATCCCTGTGCAGACGCAAGTCGCATAGCGCTTCGTAGGTGACAGGTACGTCACAGTTTTCCTTTGACTCCACGCATACGTCAAGAACCTGCAAAATTAAATTGTAGGAATAAATCCCGgtgcaacaccaaaggtgggtGCGCTCCCCACCGGGGAGACGCAGCACTAAAGGGCGGGAAAATAATTGTCATTAGGAACTGCACGTAGTGCAGTACTGCAGTTGTCCAAGGATGAGCAGAGAGTTAGGAGGGCTGGCAACACTAATTATCTCCTCAAGATTACCAAACAGTAGCTTAATTAATGGATTTTTTTGGTTTGGCGGGGGGCCATGGTCCACCCTGGCCATAACTAAGGTCCGCCAGTACCAAAAGGCTGGGTCAAGTGACCCTTTTataaaacaataaaaaatataattgtACACGAGTACACGACACATGTAGCCTAGTGTAGTATACTCCGTTCTTCGATTTGTACTGCGTGCCAGTGTTGGGAGCTCGGAATTGATCAAGcctgaaaagaagaagaagaaacattCCGCACTGATAGAGATGAGCATGCTACTCGTTTGTTTTGCATCCGATTATTTTACTGGCGCCGGGCTCGTCGCGCGCGCCCCTCACGTAACTCGTTCACGGCGGCGCTGAACGAGCTCTCGCGCTGTGAGGCGGCGTCTGAGGTTGGATCGTAGTGCTTCCGGCCGCAGCTTCCCAGTGACATCACCGTGCGGCTCAAAAACGAGCCTAGGACCCTCACTCCCACTCGCTCGCGGCGGCCATGTTTAGTTGCTCAAttttggagtgccaaaattactgtactagcactgtagcatactgtagcgtttcgtttgtatttatgaattattgtccaaacattgactaattaggcttaaaagattcgtctcgcaaaatacaacaaaactgtgcaattaatttttaatttcgtctacatttagtactccatgcatgtaccgcaagtttaatgtgataggaaatcttctttttgcatagtggcaaagttgggatttggggaTGAACTAAACAACGCCCCGGGTTCGCTTGCCATTTTCGGATGCTTGATCATCTCCAGATAAAGACACGACATACCGATCACGATTCACCGTGCAGCACTACCTGGATCGCAACAGAGGGCCTGTCGGCAGCATCTACCCCGGCGTGCACCCCGCTAGCGAATCAGGTGAAGGCTCCGCCGCGGGCCGAGCGCGCGCCCGGCGTCCCCACCGCCTTCAATCCCGATCGATGCGCTGGTTGGTGGGCGCCGTGAGGGCAAAGTCGCGGGAGGATTCCACCAACCAGGGCACGGATAGGTGGCAGGCGCCGTGTCCTTTTCTTCCTGGCCCCTTCCGGGTCGAGCCGGCAAGCGTCCAACCTGTGACGAAGCAAATCCACCGTGCGGGCATAAGAAAATGCCCTCTCTCCGAGCCGTTGCGGACCGTGGTGCTTGCCATCGCTGGTGAGCCGATGAGGCGTGTCTCCCCCGATCGTTAGCCTGCCGGCCGTCTAGCGCGGAGCCCCGTGCCCCCGTCCCATTCGTCGGCCAATCCGGGCAGGCAAGCCAGCGTGCGCGATGCGGCAGAGGTGGGGCAGCTGCTTCTCGGGCGGCGACGTCCGCGTGGGCGCGCCGGCCCtcgaggagccggagccggaggtcTTCTCCTTCGCCGAACCCCTCCCGCCGTGGCCCCCAGGTGAGCGTCCGCCCGTCTCCCATTTCTTCGGATTTGGATCCTCGCATAATGCGTACCGCCGCTAGATTGTTCCCGCCTGCGCGAGCCGCGAGGGGTGGCTACCGCTGTTAATTGGTTGGCTGATTCAGCGACGCGTTCTTGCAGGTGGGGGATTCGCGCGGGGGAGGATGTCCATCGGCGGAGGGGAGCTGGAGCTCGCCGCGGCCACGTCGTTCCAGAAGATCTGCACCCTGTcgccgcggcggtggggcgGGGGCGGCAGCAGCGTTACCTTCTACCGGCCGGTCGGCGTCCCGGAGGGGTTCTCCCTCCTCGGGCACTACTGCCAGCCCAACTGCCGCCCGCTCCACGGCCACCTCCTCGTCGCGAGGGCGGGCGCgcgcccgcccggcgccccgccTCAGCCGCTACCGCCACTCCGCGCGCCGCGGGACTATTCGCTCGTCTGGGAGttccgcgccggcggcgtcgccaACGGCAGCCGTGGCAATGCCGGCAACTGCTACGGCCTCCGCGACGCCTACTTCTGGGTCCCCGTGCCGCCGGAGGGGTACAAGGCGCTCGGGTGCCTCGTCACGACGGAGCTGCAGAAGCCGCCGCTCGACGAGGTGGCCTGCGTCCGCGCGGACCTCACGGACGAGTGCGAGCCGCACGGCTCCCTGCTCCACCTGCAGCTCGCGCGGCCGTCGGCCTCGGAGtcctgcgcggcggcggccttcgcCGTGCGGGGCGTGAGGCCGGTGCACCGGGGGATGTGGGGGAAAGGAGTGGGCGCGGGCACCTTCTGCTGCGCTGCGGACGGGAGCTCCCCGCGGGAGCAGGGCATGGCGTGCCTGAGCAACGTCGAGCTCGACCTGTCGGCGATGCCGACGCTGGAGCAGGCGCACGCGGTGATCCGGCACTACGGCCCCACGCTGTTCTTCCACCCCAAGGAGGTGTACCTGCCGTCGTCCGTCTCCTGGTTCTTCAAGAACGGCGCCGCGCTGTACAAACGCGGCGGGGACGCCGTGGGGGAGGAGATCGACGGCGAGGGGTCCAACCTCCCGGGCGGCGGGTGCAACGACGGGGAGTGCTGGATCGACGTCCCCAGCGGCGAGCGGGGCCGCGCCGTGTGCCGCGGCGACATCGACAGCGCGGAGCTCTACGCGCACGTGAAGCCGGCCATGGGCGGCGCGTGCACCGACGTGGCCATGTGGGTGTTCTGCCCGTTCAACGGCCCGGCGCGGCTCAAGCTCGGCCCGGTCAGCCTCCCGCTGGGCAAGACCGGGCGGCACGTCGGGGACTGGGAGCACTTCACGCTCCGCGTCAGCAACCTCACTGGCGAGCTCATGGGCGTGTACTACTCGCAGCACAGTGGCGGGCACTGGGTGGACGCGTCGGCGCTCGAGTACACCGACGGCAACCGCCCCGTGGTGTATTCGTCCAGGAACGGGCACGCGAGCTACGCGTACCCCGGCGTGTACCTGCAGGGCTCGGCGGCGCTCGGGATCGGCATCCGCAACGACGCCGCCCGGAGCAGGTTGTTCGTGGACTCCAGCGCCAAGTACCGCATCGTGGCGGCGGAGTACCTGGGCGagggcgccgtcgccgagccgCAGTGGCTGCACTTCATGCGGGAGTGGGGCCCGACGGTGGTGTACAAGTCGAGGAAGCGGATGGAGTGGATGACCGGGAAGCTACCTCTCCGGCTCAAGTGCCGAGCGGAGAAGATGCTGAACAAGATGCCCAACGAGCTGTCCAGGGAGGAAGGGCCAACCGGGCCCAAGGAGAAGAATAACTGGGAGGGGGACGAGAGATGGTAGGAACAAGGAAAGCCCGAGGATTTACGTGTGTTTACATTGGCGTGCATTATTGTAGAACTGAGATGATTGTGCTAGAGCTAAAGAATCAGATTGTTTGCAATAAAAATGTTGAGTGCACAAAATTTGCCCGTCCAATTGAAATGAACAAGTTCCGACTCAGAATGTTCCAAGAAACACTTGGTAGCCAGAATTGTAGATTGAATACCTTCAACACTATAATAGTGACGTACCATAAACATTGTTGGTTTGTCGCAAGAAATATGAACAATGCCGATGTGTTTTCCTCTGCTACTCTGTTGTCAAAAAAGATGTCCACAACAAGGGTCAGACAGAAAAACGACCCCATCTTCCACTATCAATGTAGCAACTATATGTAAAGGTCATATATATGACTGAAACTGAGAATAGGGTTTATGCCCTCTTGTCATCATCACTGCTCTCACTTCCATCACTGCAGGGGGGCGACCATGAACAGAAAATTGTCAGGTGGCGATGAAACATGACAAAGCATCTACGATGTAAATGTTACTAAGCTAACTACACATACCTCTCCTCGTTAAGCTTTGCAATTTTCTTTACTTCCAAGCCAGTCATGCCAAGGTATTTTTGCGCAGCTGTAACATTATCTGGCCCTGGAAATGGAGGCAGTAGCATTAATTTTCAGTTCTAATTAGATAACAAGTGCACCATGTCTATAAAGTTTTCCCATAATCCTACCTAAAGTTTACCATAAAGTTCATTTGGAAGAGGATAGCACCAGACAAGGAATAGTATGATATGGTAGTGGTAGGAAACAAAAGACAAGTGAAAGTACCTTTAGTCAATTGGAAAACATGAAGGGCACAGCGTTCCGCTGCTAGACGTACAGGCATGCTAGAGTCCTTCAAAGCATCAGCAATTGCCGAGCCCAATATTGAGTGGTGTGTAGCGAGAGCTGAATGGTTTATCTACAAGAAGGAACCATTAAGTTACCACAACGGCACCAAGAATAAAGTTACCAGAGAGCAATGAGAGAGGCTCCAATGATAAACCTTTGCAGCAGCTTTGATACACGACAAAGATCTCCTCCTAACTTCGCTTGAATCATCACGCAAAGCTAAGACAAGCAACTGAACCAGTTGCAAGGTACCGGCTTCCAACTGTAACTGGAAACAGAGTATCCTACCCAGAGTTCTTGTGGCAACTTCACGAACAGGGAACTTCACACAATGCAGACGAGTTACACATAGACACCAGAATAATAGTTAAAACAGACAAGGCGTGCAACTTCATCCAATACCTTGTCGTCTTTAAGAGAATCTTTCAGAAGATCAACAAGAGATGGAAAGGATGCCAAATGACACAATTTTGATGGAGAATGCATTGATATAGATGAGAATCCTAACAAAGCACCATGCCTGGTACACCAGTCTGGTGAGGTGCTCATGTTCAACAGGATTTGCACCAAATCTGAAATCTCAGTCTCCTCCATGTACTGTAAAGAAAGCATGGTATCACAGTCCATAAATGTGGCCAAATTAAAGGAAAAGAGGCCAAGAAATGCATCACAGATAATAGATCTTTACAGATCCAACAATGGCAAGTTCATTCACTAATGCACCAGAGAACATGGTAGTTCCCCGAAAAGggtcttgcttttttttttatcaacttTGAGCTCTTAACTGCTGCAGACTATCATTGGTTCTGTCAGCCTCTGTTGCTTTGCTGCATTACTCATCAGTCATCAACTGAACAAATACTGATATAGAAAAGATAAAAAGTAGCAAGAAAAGGTCCAGAAATAGGTTCTACACAATTTTTAGacacttgcaagttgcaaaccATAGCCCATGCATCCATTCTTGAATGCAAAATTAGGGaagcatagcagttgaccctcTTAACATTTCTTACCTCAACTAGAAAAACATTGCCTCATTGTAATGGAACTTCTCACTTGACAATCTTTTTGCTAAAAACAGTCACATGGCAGTATATTGAGTTACGTGTTGAAAATAATTGGCCTTTTCTTTTAGAGTCAGCAgattgtagtttttttttttggtacagCTCAAACACTAGTTAGACAAATATGAAACATTATTTCTGATACCGTCAACCTTTATGACACATCAATAATGGACTAGTAAAGAGGGAATAAAACATGAAAGGGATCTAACAGATGAAAACAAATGAAAATTATAATTACCAGAGACAATGTGCCAATCACTTTTGCAGCACAACTGCGGACATCATCAGCATCAGCCTGCAGCAGATCTTTGAGAAGATCACATCCGCGAGATCTAATTGCAGCGCTAACACTTTTGCCAGCATGTTTGATAACACCTTTAAGCGCAGAAAGCACACTTTCTTTGACAGATTCATCTCCTGActgaaaaaaggaaagaaaacttTAGTTTTGAACTTACAGTGTCATCTTTTCTCACACACACAAAAAGATAAGAGACAGAACATCCACAACCTGCAACATGGACAGAAGATCGCTAACTAAAGGATCCACCCGTGTGCTAAGTGCACTAAGCTTTCCCAGGGCAGCTGCAGCCCTCGTACGGACAGACCTGCAATTCAAACATATTCACATGTGTAGGTAAACCCATAACAGAAAGGGACACAGAAAGAGATGATAATACTGACCTATTGGTATCATGTAGACATTTTACAAATGTAGTCTGAAGTTGTGGAAGGAAGGGCTTGAGTGCAATTCCTCCTTTCGTGATGATGATTGTAAGGGTTGATAGGATAGCTGACTTAACTTGCCATGGAAACCGATCACCAAGGATGCGAATAAGAGGTCTACATACAAATGAACAaatacaaaaaataaaacatagaTTAGAACTACAATGCCCATATGCCATAGACCAAAAAATCATTTAATTAGGATGTGAGCAAATATGGGATCGAGCTGTTTGACAGAATGTTAAGAGTGCTGCGTTCTTCTCAGGGAAGCTTCTGCTTTCTCAAAAAATAACTTTCCTGAGAAGCAGTTGTTAATAAGGTTCAGAAGCCAGGTGTGCGGCTCCTGCTTAAGCTCCATATTACAGGGCTTGCAATTACCTTGCCTGTCTTGCCTTGTTCCAAGTATAGAGTAAGTTCAAAAAGCAAAAGCTACAGCTTGGCAGCAATAATGCGATAATGCTATTCACTTTGTGGTCTATATGTTTTCTGTTTTAATTTGCCCATGTAGGATTTGTTCCACAGTCACCAAATGGGTCAGGTAAAAATAAATTTCTAAAATGCATATCTGACCTAAATTGAACTAACATGAAGCATTAGACAGGTGCAAGTAAAAGAAAATGATTATTCCAACAAGAAATTATCTATATGCAACCAGCTTAAATGTGTGTCGTGTTTATTTCCTGGTAACTGTTAGCCATTTTAGGGCCTACGTAGTTTAAGAACAAAATTGCTAAGGAGCTCTTCAACTGGCAGTTGGACATGTGGTATAATGCCTCTCGGTTGTAATGAATTGAGTTACATGCTGGAGTTTGCTCAGACAGCACAAATCCTCATTTGCCAAACATTTAAAGGGAATCATAGAACAGAGGTTATTTCAAGAAGGTAAAAGACATACCCTGTAATTGGCACAACAACCTCCTTAAGAGTTTTCTCGCTTGTCACATCAATTAACTCTCCAAGACCTTCAGCTGCCTGTTCCTTTGTTTCGGCCGTCCCACTAATTAAACCCTGGAGTTCAACAGAAAGATTTATCAGATGTGCTCATGCCTGATATCAATGACAAGAATAGGAATCTTGCGCTGCTCTTTCTTACTCTGGAAATTAAAATATCGCATACTATTATAAAATTTCACAAATAAATACCTGTTGAAATATAGGAAGGAAAGGCTGCAGTGCTTTGGGAAGACATAAACCAGGCACGAGAACAGGTGCACCCTGAAAATGTACATGAAACTATTAGTCTAGGATAGAAAAACGTCTTAAGATTTAGAGCAACTTAAAAAATAGTGGGTACGTTTTTTTAACTTCTTTTGAGCTAGGACGCGACAACACATGCATAGCACAAAATTTAGTAGTTGAAGTTACGGTATTACCTTTCGCCTTCTACGCTCTTTATCTCTGGCAGTAGAGACAGCATCACGCACTAATTTTATATGTGTCGGGAGCTGTTCCTTTGGAATAGAGCCAACAACTCTTGAAAATGCTTCCAAAGCAGCCTGTTGATCGTCATTAAAAAATAAGTTTCAGAGGAACTAGTGTCAAGTGAAGTGGAACCATACTGCAGGGATGGCAGGTACTCACCGATACAGTAGCTTTGTCGGTATCACTCAGCAAAATAATTAGGGTTGACATCATATCAGAAGCCTCATCAGCCAGATATAATTTAGTATTTTTAAAGAGGAAACCAATTAGATAGGCTGAGCCCCGCCTCATTGATGCCTGCACGCAAAAAATACATTAAGAATcttgaacagaaaaaaaaagacaaaaaaatcaAGGCCTGATATTGTTCAAATTccctaaataaaaaaaaacaggccAAACAACCTGACTGTCATTGATTCCTCTTAGAAGTTCAGGTATCAAAGTTTCAACTCCTTCCTCATCAATGACCAACAAAACAGTTTCAGCAGCTTTCCTGGCTGAGTTTTGTACATCCTATACAGAtgggagagaaaaaaatgtaAGATATAACAGAACATACAATTAACATTCCTAGATAGAAGAATAAAAATGAATACAAACTAGTTAGATGCCAAGATACAAGATGGTTGTGTTTAGAATGCATCTCACCGCATCTTCATCATCCATAGCAAGAATCAATGCTGGGAGGACAGTTCCAATATGTGAATTCAAACCTGGTCCAGCAACCTCTGCTAGAGCACCCAATGCATGTGCATTGAATGAACTGCGCCAATAAAGCAATTTGTATATAAAACAGGGTTATCAGAacataaatagaaaaaaataatatcaGTGGCCAACTCACGAGAGGGGGGGCTGGACTAATTTGGGCAGTATAT encodes the following:
- the LOC101772006 gene encoding calcium load-activated calcium channel yields the protein MASALSSLRYGDSLSVVAISAATAVLCEAISWLLIYRTATYNSLRASIERHSRKLDAMKSGAGSSASSSSSGGGGSSSAQPASSRAKKMDRVETSLKDAARELSLAKLKSGAVVAAVLFVVFGLLNSLFEGRTVAKLPFAPVPLVQRMSHRGLPGNDPTDCSMVFLYFLCSMSIRTNLQKLLGFAPPRAAAAAGGGLFPMPDPKVN
- the LOC101772813 gene encoding uncharacterized protein LOC101772813; its protein translation is MRQRWGSCFSGGDVRVGAPALEEPEPEVFSFAEPLPPWPPGGGFARGRMSIGGGELELAAATSFQKICTLSPRRWGGGGSSVTFYRPVGVPEGFSLLGHYCQPNCRPLHGHLLVARAGARPPGAPPQPLPPLRAPRDYSLVWEFRAGGVANGSRGNAGNCYGLRDAYFWVPVPPEGYKALGCLVTTELQKPPLDEVACVRADLTDECEPHGSLLHLQLARPSASESCAAAAFAVRGVRPVHRGMWGKGVGAGTFCCAADGSSPREQGMACLSNVELDLSAMPTLEQAHAVIRHYGPTLFFHPKEVYLPSSVSWFFKNGAALYKRGGDAVGEEIDGEGSNLPGGGCNDGECWIDVPSGERGRAVCRGDIDSAELYAHVKPAMGGACTDVAMWVFCPFNGPARLKLGPVSLPLGKTGRHVGDWEHFTLRVSNLTGELMGVYYSQHSGGHWVDASALEYTDGNRPVVYSSRNGHASYAYPGVYLQGSAALGIGIRNDAARSRLFVDSSAKYRIVAAEYLGEGAVAEPQWLHFMREWGPTVVYKSRKRMEWMTGKLPLRLKCRAEKMLNKMPNELSREEGPTGPKEKNNWEGDERW